One stretch of Aquimarina sp. Aq107 DNA includes these proteins:
- a CDS encoding LysR family transcriptional regulator, which translates to MGYQLELRHFTYFLAVAEELHFRKAAERLFISQPGLSRQIKQMEDIIGAELFIRNKRNVSLTAAGEYLKKEIAYIFNHIDFTIKQTSLIDKGSEGEVRIGFLGSAIQTVIPDLLVKVDKKYPKIQFSLEEMSNYDQVKSIVSDELDIGFVRLARVPDGVSIKAVQTDSFSLVLPKNHPLNEKNFKSVAQVSSEHFILFSSDYSSIYYDKIMSICEDKGFTPIVSHKSVHAQTIFKLVESGLGVAIVPTSLQHGFDLEVKFLEIPKIAQKAALSVIWKQDNRNPALEKVKKFLDSDI; encoded by the coding sequence ATGGGTTATCAGTTAGAACTACGTCATTTTACTTATTTCTTAGCAGTGGCAGAAGAATTACATTTTAGAAAAGCTGCAGAAAGGTTGTTTATTTCTCAACCTGGTTTGAGTAGACAGATTAAACAGATGGAGGATATTATAGGAGCTGAACTTTTTATCAGAAATAAAAGGAACGTAAGTTTAACTGCTGCTGGAGAGTATCTGAAAAAAGAAATTGCCTATATTTTTAATCATATAGATTTTACAATAAAACAAACATCCTTAATTGATAAAGGAAGTGAAGGAGAGGTAAGGATTGGTTTTTTAGGTTCTGCTATTCAAACGGTTATACCGGATTTATTGGTTAAAGTAGATAAAAAATATCCAAAAATTCAATTTAGTCTTGAGGAAATGTCTAATTATGATCAAGTTAAGTCAATTGTTAGTGATGAGTTGGATATTGGGTTTGTTAGATTGGCTAGAGTTCCTGATGGAGTAAGTATAAAGGCTGTACAAACAGATTCTTTTTCTTTGGTTTTACCAAAAAATCATCCACTTAATGAAAAGAATTTTAAAAGTGTTGCGCAAGTTTCTTCGGAGCATTTTATCTTATTTTCTTCAGACTATAGTTCTATATATTACGATAAGATTATGAGTATATGTGAGGATAAAGGTTTTACGCCAATTGTTTCTCATAAATCAGTTCATGCACAAACGATTTTTAAATTGGTAGAGAGCGGGTTGGGGGTTGCTATCGTTCCAACATCTCTGCAGCATGGATTTGATCTAGAGGTAAAGTTTTTAGAAATTCCTAAAATCGCGCAAAAAGCGGCATTATCTGTTATTTGGAAACAAGATAATCGTAATCCTGCTTTAGAAAAGGTGAAGAAATTTTTGGATTCCGATATTTGA
- a CDS encoding porin family protein — MIKKLLLPILLALLVSKKINAQQDRAQLGIKVGYNLSYIAGEEIDDFIPRNTIHLGLVGEIPITRYFAIQPELLYSFQGSYVQPGFADSSDLRFTEWLLKLDYVTLPIMAKYYLTPGFSAEIGPQIGVLTSSRLLKKSSVNGVSETTEDDLKDLIAPVSYGVNIGLGYQFEDGLFFQSRFNIGISDIFDFEDALSQRNHVFQVSAGYKF, encoded by the coding sequence ATGATTAAAAAATTACTATTACCAATACTTCTTGCGCTTTTAGTGTCAAAAAAAATAAACGCTCAACAGGATCGTGCTCAACTGGGTATTAAGGTAGGTTATAATCTTTCGTATATAGCAGGAGAAGAGATAGATGATTTTATTCCTAGAAATACAATTCATTTAGGACTTGTAGGAGAAATACCAATTACGAGATATTTTGCAATACAACCAGAGTTACTTTATTCATTTCAGGGATCTTATGTGCAACCTGGGTTTGCAGATAGTTCAGATTTAAGGTTTACTGAGTGGTTGTTAAAGTTAGATTATGTTACGCTACCTATTATGGCGAAATATTATTTGACTCCAGGTTTTAGTGCCGAAATAGGACCGCAAATAGGAGTACTAACTTCTTCGAGATTACTAAAAAAGAGTTCTGTTAATGGTGTTTCAGAAACAACTGAAGATGATTTAAAAGATTTGATAGCACCTGTAAGTTATGGAGTTAATATAGGTCTTGGTTATCAGTTTGAGGATGGATTGTTTTTTCAATCTCGTTTTAATATAGGTATTTCGGATATTTTTGATTTTGAAGATGCGTTAAGCCAAAGGAATCACGTCTTTCAGGTGTCCGCCGGATACAAGTTTTAA
- a CDS encoding nuclear transport factor 2 family protein → MNTQEVANRLVELCRKGENMQALKELYADDVVSREMPGAPNAVVMGKDAVTKKSQDWYATVEEFHGGEVSEPTVAENHFSCKMKMDCTFKGQGRMQIEELAIYNVNNGKIIEEQFFYSMPS, encoded by the coding sequence ATGAATACACAAGAAGTAGCTAATCGCTTAGTAGAACTTTGCCGTAAAGGTGAAAACATGCAAGCCTTAAAAGAATTATATGCTGACGATGTAGTTAGTAGAGAAATGCCAGGAGCACCTAATGCAGTTGTAATGGGAAAAGATGCTGTAACCAAAAAAAGTCAGGATTGGTATGCCACCGTAGAAGAGTTTCACGGAGGTGAAGTATCTGAACCAACAGTTGCAGAAAATCATTTTTCTTGTAAAATGAAAATGGATTGCACTTTCAAAGGTCAAGGACGCATGCAAATAGAAGAACTAGCTATTTACAATGTAAATAATGGTAAAATAATAGAAGAACAGTTCTTTTACTCAATGCCAAGTTAA
- a CDS encoding deoxyribodipyrimidine photo-lyase has product MPKKVNIFWFRRDLRLNDNVGLKEALKDNLPVLPIFIFDKEILRKLPKDDARLSFIHGTIQAISKKLNDNHHSSIAMLHGNPIEVFENLIKEYEVNKVYTNHDYEPYATKRDEKIEKLLTKNTITFKTYKDQVIFEKNEITKADGSPYVVYTPYKNKWKEKFDASKLEEHNSTKHLNNLFKDTNLPNLSLSDIGFVKSKIKVPKYLVSSNLINRYEETRNFPAIENGTSRLGPHLRFGTVSIREMIKKAIAEENEVFWSELIWREFFMQILWHFPHTKEKAFRPKYDRIEWRNNETEFEAWKKGETGYPLVDAGMRELNATGYMHNRVRMLVASFLCKHLLIDWRWGETYFAEKLLDYDMSANVGNWQWAAGSGVDAAPYFRIFNPTTQVTKFDKKLEYINTWVKDINELTYPQPIVDHKMARERCLLTYKEAVA; this is encoded by the coding sequence ATGCCAAAAAAAGTAAACATTTTTTGGTTTAGGAGAGATTTAAGATTAAATGACAATGTCGGTCTAAAGGAAGCCTTAAAGGATAACTTACCAGTCTTACCTATTTTTATTTTTGATAAAGAGATTCTACGAAAACTACCAAAAGACGACGCTAGATTATCGTTTATACATGGGACAATACAGGCTATTTCCAAGAAACTAAATGATAACCACCATAGTTCTATCGCAATGCTCCATGGTAACCCAATAGAAGTATTCGAAAATTTAATCAAAGAATATGAGGTAAATAAGGTATACACAAATCATGACTACGAACCTTATGCAACCAAAAGAGATGAAAAAATAGAAAAATTACTTACTAAAAACACTATAACTTTTAAAACTTACAAGGATCAAGTAATTTTTGAGAAAAATGAAATTACAAAGGCAGATGGCTCTCCGTATGTTGTATACACTCCTTATAAAAATAAATGGAAAGAGAAATTTGATGCTTCAAAATTAGAAGAACATAACTCAACTAAGCATCTTAACAATCTTTTTAAAGATACGAACTTACCAAACCTTTCTCTATCCGATATAGGATTTGTGAAGTCCAAAATTAAGGTCCCGAAATACTTAGTTTCTTCTAACCTTATCAATCGTTATGAGGAGACTCGTAATTTTCCTGCGATAGAAAATGGCACATCTAGATTAGGACCACATTTACGTTTCGGGACGGTCAGTATCCGTGAAATGATAAAAAAAGCAATAGCTGAAGAAAATGAAGTTTTTTGGTCAGAACTTATATGGCGTGAGTTTTTTATGCAAATCCTATGGCATTTTCCGCACACGAAAGAAAAAGCCTTTAGACCTAAATATGATCGAATCGAATGGCGTAATAATGAAACTGAATTTGAAGCTTGGAAAAAAGGAGAAACTGGATACCCATTAGTAGATGCTGGAATGCGAGAATTGAATGCAACCGGGTATATGCATAACCGTGTTAGAATGTTAGTTGCTAGTTTCTTATGCAAACACCTTCTTATAGATTGGAGATGGGGCGAGACATATTTTGCAGAAAAACTTTTAGATTATGACATGTCTGCTAATGTAGGTAACTGGCAATGGGCAGCTGGTTCTGGCGTAGATGCAGCACCATATTTCCGAATATTTAATCCTACGACTCAGGTTACCAAATTTGACAAAAAATTGGAATATATCAATACTTGGGTAAAAGACATCAACGAATTAACGTATCCACAACCCATTGTTGATCACAAAATGGCTAGAGAAAGATGCCTACTAACTTACAAAGAAGCCGTTGCTTAA
- a CDS encoding SDR family NAD(P)-dependent oxidoreductase, whose product MRKNILLIGGSHGIGFELALKLYNDHNVYIASRTSQSLGNLEVTHIPYDASTDEIDTSKLPDQLDGFVYCPGSINLKPFTMLSPDSFHEDMQINFMFLVKIMHSILPQLKKSEQASLIFFSTVAVKVGMPFHTSVAAAKGAIEGFAKALAAEYAPKLRVNVIAPSLTDTPLAKRLLGNEKKKDKMDQRHPLKRVGEAEDIANIAKFLLGDDSSWITGQVLGVDGGMSTLNVN is encoded by the coding sequence ATGAGAAAAAACATTTTACTTATTGGTGGTAGCCATGGAATAGGATTTGAATTAGCTTTAAAACTTTATAACGACCATAATGTGTATATAGCTTCACGTACTTCTCAAAGTTTAGGGAATTTAGAGGTTACTCACATTCCTTATGATGCTTCTACTGATGAAATTGACACCTCTAAACTACCAGATCAATTAGATGGTTTTGTATACTGCCCTGGAAGTATTAATCTAAAACCATTTACTATGCTAAGTCCTGATTCATTTCATGAGGATATGCAAATCAATTTTATGTTTTTAGTAAAAATCATGCATTCCATTCTTCCTCAATTAAAAAAATCCGAACAAGCTAGTTTAATTTTCTTTAGCACTGTTGCCGTTAAAGTAGGAATGCCTTTCCATACAAGTGTAGCAGCCGCTAAAGGTGCTATTGAAGGTTTTGCAAAAGCATTAGCTGCAGAATACGCTCCAAAACTGAGAGTTAATGTTATCGCCCCTTCTTTAACAGATACACCTCTAGCCAAAAGATTATTAGGTAACGAAAAGAAGAAGGACAAAATGGATCAAAGACATCCTCTTAAACGTGTAGGAGAGGCAGAAGACATTGCGAACATTGCTAAATTTTTATTAGGTGATGATAGTAGCTGGATAACAGGACAAGTACTTGGTGTTGATGGTGGAATGTCTACTTTAAATGTAAATTAA
- a CDS encoding SRPBCC family protein — protein MKIYTLKAKQNLPISLQEAWDFLSDPNNLKTITPDYMGFKILSGAEKKMYAGQIIQYIVTPVAGIKTKWVTEITHSVDKEYFVDEQRFGPYALWHHKHFIKEIPGGVEMEDIIDYKVPFGFLGQLVHPFIVKPKLKEIFDYREKKLIELFGTLNN, from the coding sequence ATGAAAATATACACATTAAAGGCAAAACAAAACCTACCTATTTCACTTCAAGAGGCATGGGATTTCTTATCTGATCCAAACAATTTAAAAACAATCACACCTGATTATATGGGTTTCAAAATATTATCCGGAGCAGAAAAAAAAATGTATGCGGGACAAATTATACAATATATTGTTACTCCCGTTGCCGGAATTAAAACAAAATGGGTTACAGAAATCACCCACTCAGTAGATAAAGAATATTTTGTAGATGAACAGAGATTTGGTCCATACGCACTTTGGCACCATAAACATTTTATCAAAGAAATTCCTGGTGGTGTAGAAATGGAAGATATTATTGATTATAAAGTCCCTTTTGGCTTTTTAGGACAATTAGTACATCCATTTATTGTAAAACCAAAATTAAAAGAAATATTTGATTACAGAGAAAAGAAATTAATTGAGCTATTTGGCACTTTGAACAATTAA
- a CDS encoding MIP/aquaporin family protein → MMRKYISEAIGTFTMVFCGTGAMTINEVTGGDVTHVGIAITWGLIVMAMIYAFGDISGAHFNPAVTIAFAYAKKFQWKEAPKYILSQCIGAIAASSILLFLFPESEFLGGTLPSFDALKAFILEILLTYFLMLVIINVSTGSKEVGMMAGIAIGGVVLLEAMFAGPMTNASMNPARSLGPALLSGHWEHQWLYMTAPIIGAILAVLTCRAIKADNCCKEC, encoded by the coding sequence ATGATGCGTAAATACATATCCGAAGCAATAGGAACTTTCACAATGGTTTTTTGTGGAACAGGAGCTATGACAATTAACGAGGTTACCGGTGGTGATGTCACTCATGTAGGTATTGCAATTACTTGGGGGTTGATTGTGATGGCTATGATTTATGCTTTTGGAGATATCTCAGGAGCACATTTTAATCCTGCAGTAACCATCGCATTTGCATATGCTAAAAAATTCCAATGGAAAGAAGCACCTAAATATATTTTATCTCAGTGCATTGGAGCCATTGCAGCAAGCAGTATTTTACTCTTCTTATTTCCAGAAAGCGAGTTTCTTGGTGGTACACTTCCTTCTTTCGATGCACTTAAAGCATTTATTCTTGAAATTCTTTTAACCTATTTTTTAATGCTCGTTATTATCAATGTATCTACAGGATCCAAAGAAGTAGGAATGATGGCTGGAATAGCAATTGGAGGCGTTGTTCTTTTAGAAGCCATGTTTGCCGGACCTATGACTAACGCATCAATGAACCCTGCAAGATCTTTGGGACCTGCCCTATTATCTGGCCATTGGGAACATCAATGGCTATATATGACCGCTCCAATAATAGGAGCTATATTAGCCGTATTAACATGTAGGGCTATTAAAGCAGATAACTGCTGCAAAGAATGTTAA
- a CDS encoding DUF2911 domain-containing protein yields the protein MKKIILFVSAALLSLGVDAQVKVPQPSPLSKIEQVVGLTDVAIEYSRPSMKGRTIFGNLVPYDKLWRTGANKNTQITFGDDVKVGGAELKKGTYAIFTKPGKENWEVMFYSDANNWGTPREWDDSKVAAKITVKSTKIPMNVETFTIMLSDFTMDSALINILWENTEAAIKLEVPSKKKATESIEQIMAGPSANDHYQAATFYKETGDLDKAKAHIEKAVAGRADAFWYHRQHSLILAKSGDKAGAIKAAKTSLELAEKAKNADYVKLNKDSLAEWGAK from the coding sequence ATGAAAAAGATCATCTTATTTGTATCAGCAGCCTTATTATCGTTAGGTGTTGATGCACAGGTTAAAGTTCCTCAACCTAGCCCTCTTTCTAAAATAGAACAAGTAGTTGGATTAACAGATGTTGCTATCGAATATTCACGCCCAAGCATGAAAGGTCGTACTATTTTTGGAAATTTAGTTCCTTATGATAAATTATGGAGAACAGGAGCTAATAAGAATACTCAAATTACATTTGGAGATGATGTAAAAGTAGGAGGAGCGGAATTGAAGAAAGGAACGTATGCGATTTTCACTAAACCTGGTAAGGAAAACTGGGAAGTTATGTTTTATAGCGATGCAAATAACTGGGGTACTCCACGTGAGTGGGATGATAGTAAAGTTGCTGCTAAAATAACTGTAAAGTCTACAAAAATACCGATGAATGTAGAAACATTTACTATTATGTTAAGTGATTTTACTATGGATAGTGCACTTATCAATATTTTATGGGAAAATACTGAAGCTGCTATCAAATTAGAAGTGCCTTCTAAAAAGAAAGCTACGGAGAGTATAGAGCAAATTATGGCTGGACCATCAGCTAATGATCACTATCAAGCAGCAACGTTTTATAAAGAAACAGGAGATTTAGATAAGGCTAAAGCACATATCGAAAAAGCTGTAGCAGGTAGAGCAGATGCATTCTGGTATCACAGACAACATTCTTTAATTCTTGCTAAAAGCGGAGATAAAGCTGGTGCAATAAAAGCAGCAAAAACTTCGTTAGAGTTAGCAGAGAAAGCTAAAAATGCTGATTACGTAAAGCTAAACAAAGACTCCCTTGCAGAGTGGGGAGCTAAATAA
- a CDS encoding Gfo/Idh/MocA family protein: MNKNKKYNWGIIGCGKIAHKFAEDLLTIPNANLFAVASRNLKKAKDFGNTYNVFSCYGSYNELISNPEIDIIYIATPHVFHHKNTLMCLNAKKAVLCEKPFALNLEQVTEMIATARNNNTFLMEALWTYFLPHYKYVLKIVTSNNLGKIKYLKADFGFASEFNPESRIFKKELGGGSLLDVGIYPLFAALSLLGYPDHIEAKATFGKTGIDENCTMQLYYQNNVEAFLYSSVTEKTNTEAVIELEKGAIHIHSRFHEPSSITITKNGVSELHEFPATTNGYNYEAIHVQEMMSRGNIESNIMTFEKSLELIKLLDSVRDKIGLNYP; the protein is encoded by the coding sequence ATGAATAAAAACAAGAAATATAACTGGGGAATTATTGGGTGTGGTAAAATAGCACATAAGTTTGCTGAAGATCTACTTACCATTCCTAATGCAAACTTATTTGCAGTAGCTAGTAGAAATCTTAAAAAGGCAAAAGACTTTGGTAATACATATAACGTATTTAGTTGCTATGGTAGTTACAACGAACTTATTTCCAATCCAGAAATTGATATAATATATATAGCGACTCCACACGTTTTTCATCATAAAAACACGCTAATGTGTTTAAACGCTAAAAAAGCAGTGTTATGTGAAAAACCTTTTGCTTTAAATTTAGAACAAGTAACGGAAATGATTGCTACCGCTAGAAATAACAATACTTTTCTTATGGAAGCCTTATGGACATATTTCTTACCTCATTATAAATATGTATTAAAAATTGTTACATCTAACAACCTTGGTAAAATAAAATATCTAAAAGCTGATTTCGGTTTTGCTAGTGAATTTAATCCCGAAAGTAGAATATTTAAAAAAGAACTTGGAGGAGGAAGTCTATTAGATGTTGGGATCTACCCATTATTTGCAGCATTAAGCCTATTAGGATATCCAGATCACATTGAAGCAAAAGCTACATTTGGGAAAACCGGTATTGATGAAAACTGTACGATGCAGCTCTATTACCAAAATAATGTAGAAGCTTTTTTATATTCTTCTGTGACCGAAAAAACCAATACAGAAGCAGTTATTGAATTAGAAAAAGGAGCAATCCATATACATAGTCGTTTTCACGAACCTTCTTCTATTACAATTACTAAAAATGGAGTTTCTGAATTACACGAATTCCCGGCAACAACTAATGGTTATAATTATGAAGCAATACACGTTCAGGAAATGATGTCCAGAGGAAACATAGAAAGTAACATCATGACTTTTGAGAAAAGTTTAGAGTTAATCAAACTATTAGATAGTGTTCGAGATAAAATTGGTCTAAACTATCCGTAG
- the fabG gene encoding 3-oxoacyl-[acyl-carrier-protein] reductase: protein MNLLQGKTAIITGATRGIGKGIAQVFAKQGANVAFTYSSSVEAATDLEKELNGLGIKAKAYQSNAASFEESESLVKDVLETFGSIDILVNNAGITKDNLLMRMSEDDFDKVIEVNLKSVFNMTKAVQRTMLKQRKGSIINMSSVVGVKGNAGQANYAASKAGIIGFSKSVALELGSRNIRSNVIAPGFIETEMTGKLDEKVVDEWRKAIPLKRGGAPEDIANACLFLASDLSGYVTGQVLNVDGGMLT, encoded by the coding sequence ATGAATCTCTTACAAGGTAAAACTGCCATTATCACAGGTGCTACACGTGGTATTGGAAAAGGAATAGCACAAGTTTTTGCAAAACAAGGTGCTAACGTTGCATTTACATATAGTTCTTCTGTAGAGGCTGCAACAGATTTAGAAAAAGAATTAAACGGTTTAGGTATTAAAGCAAAAGCATATCAAAGCAATGCTGCAAGCTTCGAGGAATCTGAAAGTTTAGTAAAGGATGTTTTAGAAACTTTTGGAAGTATAGATATATTGGTTAATAACGCTGGTATTACCAAAGATAACTTGCTTATGAGAATGAGTGAAGATGATTTTGATAAGGTTATCGAAGTCAATCTTAAAAGTGTTTTTAATATGACTAAAGCGGTTCAGAGAACAATGCTTAAACAACGAAAGGGAAGTATCATTAATATGAGTTCTGTTGTAGGGGTAAAAGGAAATGCTGGTCAGGCTAATTATGCAGCATCCAAAGCTGGTATTATTGGTTTTTCTAAATCAGTTGCTTTAGAACTTGGTTCGAGAAATATTAGAAGTAATGTAATTGCTCCTGGTTTTATTGAAACTGAAATGACTGGAAAACTTGATGAAAAGGTAGTTGATGAATGGAGAAAGGCAATTCCTTTGAAAAGAGGAGGAGCTCCTGAAGATATTGCAAATGCTTGTTTGTTCTTAGCTAGTGATTTAAGTGGATATGTTACAGGTCAGGTTCTAAATGTAGATGGAGGAATGCTTACCTAA
- a CDS encoding prohibitin family protein has translation MEKLPKIGLPILIIIVLTIVFISKSTETIGSGEAGVLYKTFGGGVVTDEPPLGEGFHLVLPWDKVIVYEVRQQEVFEKMQVLSSNGLEIKLDASAWFQPEYEKLGLLHQEKGENYVQRILLPTIRSAARSVVGRYTPEQLYSSKRDVIQKEIFEETKKIVGNEYIQLNEVLVRDVTLPPTIKEAIERKLKQEQESLEYEFKLTKAQKEAERQKIDAEGKAIANQILSASLTDKILKEKGIQATLELAKSSNSKVVIVGSGKDGMPLILGNQ, from the coding sequence ATGGAAAAATTACCTAAAATAGGGTTACCTATTCTTATAATTATTGTACTTACAATTGTCTTTATTTCTAAATCAACAGAAACAATTGGCTCTGGAGAAGCTGGAGTGTTATATAAAACTTTTGGAGGTGGTGTAGTAACTGATGAACCACCATTAGGAGAGGGTTTTCATCTAGTATTGCCTTGGGATAAAGTAATCGTATATGAAGTAAGACAACAAGAAGTCTTCGAAAAGATGCAAGTACTATCCTCTAATGGTCTTGAGATAAAATTAGACGCCTCCGCTTGGTTTCAGCCGGAGTATGAAAAACTAGGTTTGTTACATCAAGAAAAAGGAGAAAATTATGTTCAAAGAATTTTGTTGCCTACCATACGTTCTGCTGCACGTAGTGTGGTGGGAAGATATACTCCTGAGCAGTTGTACTCAAGTAAAAGAGATGTTATTCAGAAGGAAATCTTTGAAGAAACTAAAAAAATTGTCGGTAATGAGTATATTCAACTAAATGAAGTTCTAGTTCGTGATGTAACATTGCCACCTACTATTAAAGAAGCAATTGAGCGTAAATTAAAGCAAGAGCAAGAATCATTAGAGTATGAATTTAAGTTAACTAAAGCTCAAAAAGAAGCAGAAAGACAAAAAATTGATGCAGAGGGGAAAGCAATTGCGAATCAAATTTTGAGTGCTTCTCTAACGGATAAAATTCTTAAAGAAAAAGGGATTCAAGCAACTCTAGAATTAGCAAAATCATCTAATTCTAAAGTAGTGATTGTAGGTTCTGGAAAAGATGGGATGCCTTTAATCTTAGGTAATCAATAA
- a CDS encoding OmpA family protein, with the protein MRNLISFFIFILFACLGMWWYYSCNWCLGNKDEGSTIVKEQIDPAIEAKAKKAYDDSIALAHGLYAKDIENMDVFRYPKNIQINNSNFDVFIPESLNGFENKIANYLGQHQDQDLIIYGYETSSERETDSLTGISRANYIKDILVNTGGVNKDRILTKAKLHTYDYNADGTYNGGILLNFHKIDESRIKEIEKGIANKTLYSSFGSKDFKPDATLSNYALELKNYLTKYPDKKVLITGHTDNVGDTKSNQFFGLKRAQNVRNYLTSQGIPSDKLTAKSKGELSPIAPNDTQENRAKNRRIEIIVN; encoded by the coding sequence ATGAGAAATTTAATTTCATTCTTTATTTTTATCTTATTCGCCTGTCTGGGAATGTGGTGGTACTACTCCTGTAATTGGTGTCTTGGAAACAAAGATGAAGGATCTACTATTGTAAAAGAGCAAATAGATCCGGCTATTGAAGCAAAAGCAAAAAAAGCTTACGACGATAGTATAGCTTTGGCTCATGGTCTATATGCAAAGGATATTGAAAACATGGATGTTTTTAGATATCCAAAAAACATCCAAATTAACAATTCTAATTTTGATGTTTTTATCCCCGAAAGCCTTAATGGTTTTGAGAATAAAATAGCAAATTACCTTGGACAACATCAAGATCAAGACTTAATAATCTATGGGTATGAAACTTCTTCCGAAAGAGAAACAGATTCATTAACAGGTATTTCAAGAGCTAATTATATTAAAGACATCTTAGTTAATACGGGTGGAGTAAACAAAGACCGTATTCTGACCAAAGCAAAATTACACACCTATGATTATAATGCTGATGGTACATACAACGGTGGTATTCTACTAAACTTCCATAAAATAGATGAATCAAGAATAAAGGAAATAGAAAAAGGTATTGCTAACAAAACTTTATATTCGAGTTTTGGATCTAAAGATTTTAAACCAGATGCTACCTTATCTAATTATGCTTTAGAATTAAAAAACTACCTTACTAAATATCCAGATAAGAAAGTATTAATTACTGGTCATACTGATAACGTTGGTGACACCAAATCCAATCAGTTCTTTGGACTTAAGCGAGCCCAGAACGTTAGAAATTATCTAACTTCTCAAGGCATACCTTCAGATAAACTTACTGCTAAATCTAAAGGAGAATTAAGCCCAATTGCTCCAAATGACACACAGGAAAATAGAGCAAAAAATAGACGAATAGAAATAATTGTAAACTAA
- the hisG gene encoding ATP phosphoribosyltransferase codes for MSKIKIAIQKSGRLNQDSVQILKDCGISIDNGKDQLKATTRNFPMEVMFLRNGDIPQYLRDGVVDIAIIGENVLVEKGKDIAIAERLNFSKCKVSLAVPKDVSYNSIKDLDGKRIATSYPNTVKEYLKEKGISADLHQISGSVEIAPNIGLADAICDIVSSGSTLFKNNLKEVEVMLTSEAVLAVSPKISDENKSLLQKLQFRIQAVLKARASKYVLLNAPNDKIDRIVDILPGMRSPTVLPLAEKGWSSIHTVVEKNKFWDILDELKAEGAEGILVCPIEKMVL; via the coding sequence ATGTCAAAAATTAAAATTGCTATTCAAAAAAGCGGAAGACTTAATCAAGATTCTGTTCAGATTTTAAAAGATTGTGGTATTTCTATAGATAACGGAAAAGACCAATTAAAAGCTACTACTAGAAACTTTCCTATGGAAGTTATGTTTCTTAGAAATGGTGATATTCCTCAGTATTTGAGAGATGGTGTTGTTGATATCGCTATTATTGGTGAAAATGTTCTAGTAGAAAAAGGAAAAGATATTGCGATTGCAGAAAGGTTAAATTTTTCGAAATGTAAAGTGTCACTTGCCGTTCCTAAAGATGTGTCGTATAATTCTATAAAAGATCTGGATGGAAAAAGAATAGCTACTTCATATCCCAATACGGTAAAAGAATATTTAAAAGAAAAAGGAATCTCAGCAGACTTGCACCAGATATCAGGATCTGTAGAAATAGCGCCTAACATTGGTTTAGCAGATGCTATTTGTGATATAGTGTCTAGTGGTAGTACATTGTTTAAGAATAATTTAAAAGAAGTAGAAGTAATGTTAACTTCTGAAGCTGTCTTAGCTGTTTCTCCTAAAATTAGCGATGAAAATAAGAGTTTGCTTCAAAAATTACAGTTTAGAATACAGGCTGTATTAAAGGCTAGAGCTTCTAAGTATGTATTATTGAATGCTCCGAATGATAAGATAGATCGTATCGTTGATATCCTTCCAGGAATGCGTAGTCCAACAGTTTTACCTCTTGCAGAAAAAGGATGGAGTTCTATTCATACTGTAGTAGAAAAGAATAAGTTCTGGGATATACTTGATGAGCTAAAAGCTGAGGGAGCTGAAGGTATTTTAGTATGTCCTATCGAGAAAATGGTATTATAG